From the Mastigocladopsis repens PCC 10914 genome, the window ACTTGCCTCGCTAGTCCAGCCGCGCCAATCCCCGGACTTTCTCTGGCACTGGCTCAACTTCAGCCGCTGAAATTGGTTTAAACGTTATCAGCCGCTCGTAGGCGTTTGAGCCGTCCTCTGCTTTACCAGTGCAGCGACTAAACCAAATCGCTGGGTCAAACTTATTGGAGGGCGATCGCCTGATGTACTGCTGCCCGTTCCAAGAAACAATCGCCGCCCCGTGTTGGTCTTTTCGCTCCACCGTTGCGCCAATAGACGACCAGTCAAAGGTTTTAAATGACGAGAGTGGGTATTGGTAATTGGGCGCTGTTCTGGGGGCTAACCGTTCCAGCGCTGCCGTCATTTTCTCCAATGAAGCAGCCATTTTCTCAAGTGCCAGCGTTTGCCGTTGCTGGATTTGTAGCCAGGTGTGAATTTGTTCTGGTGTCATGTTTGAATAGTCCTTGCGTTAGTTCTGGGGGAAAGCGATTACTCTCCCCCAAGCGCGTTCCTAAAACTTGCTGCGACTTAACCTGTGCGTGGCGTCAACCTTCACGGCTGCAAACCTGTACCAGGTCGTGATGTGGGCGAATTTTCTCACCCAAAACTCAGCCTGCTCCTGGCTGAACAAGAAAGCTCGGTGCTTCTTGTCCCAGTAGGGGCGCTCGATAATCCTCGCCCAATACAAGCCTATTCTGCGGTCGCACACCAGCCAACGGGCATTTAGCTCCAGTTGTTGCAACTGCCTTGCTCTGGCTGTTACTTCCTCAATTGCTCTAATTTGAATGTCGAGATATCCAAAGCTGCAATCGCTGATGTAGTTGATGTAGCCGCGAACTTCCCGCCGCTCCTCTTTGGTCAACTGGTCGTGAATTGCTGACCACTGCGGCGACAGCATCAGCGCCTCTAGTTCCTCGTTGATGTAGTCGTAGCTGTAGAGCTTCTGAATCTTGCGGCAGGCTTCTTTGTATTCCGCCGCTTGTTGTGGGGTCATCATCTGTGGTTCCTCCAGCCCCAGCTTGCGCCGGGGCAACTGCGGTTTACTGGTTAGCCTGCAACTCTAGGCGGGCGATCGCCTCTCGTTTCTCCAACTTCAACACTGAAAACTCATTGCGCTTTAGGCAAAGTTGAATAAAGCAAGACTCACGCTTGCTGCGGTACTGGCTCAAAATTTCCTGCTGTTCCCAGTAGTTGGGGTGTTCGTCCAAAAGCTGCTGCCGTTTGGCTTTGCGTTGCGCGTCGTTGCGGAGTGCTGCATCAAAGGCAATTGTACCGTCAATCTCAGCTTCAATCTGCTTTACCGTGGCGTGGGTCTGCTCAATTACCAGGTCAAAATCAAACACTTCGGCTTGGAGTTTTGCGATTGCGGTTGGATATTCGGATAGTTGCATAGTTAGAATCCAATTGGTAAATGATGTGGCTTGGGGAAGTTTAACGACGTTCCCCAGGTCATTTTTTTTTAGAACCAACTACTGTCGTAGTAGTCGCCCTGATGGTCTTTTTTTTCTTGGGTTAACTCAAACTCTTGCTCTAGGCGTTCGGTGTCGATATCCAACCGCAAGTCTGCAATCGCCTTTAAGATTGTTTGGATGTCTGCGTTGTCGCTGCCTACGACGTAGTGGTTTTGTAGAAATGCTTCAGCTTTACCGATGAACTGCTCAAGAGTTAGTGCTAGCTGATTTGCCGCTGATGGTGCTTGAATTGTCATAATGAAATCAATTGTTTTTAATGGATGCCCGGTTGGTAGCCGGGTTTTTTGTTACACTAATATTATGCCATGTTTACAAGGCAAGTGCCACGTATACACGGGATAATTACCAAATCTTCATATTTGTAAACACGGGATTATGGCAGCAGTTGAGGGAAAAACTGGAAACCCTGGAATAAGAAACCCAGCCAAAAAGAACGCCACCAGCTTTACTGTCAAGCCTGGGAAAGAACCGCGATCGCACAAGCCAATGG encodes:
- a CDS encoding single-stranded DNA-binding protein produces the protein MTPEQIHTWLQIQQRQTLALEKMAASLEKMTAALERLAPRTAPNYQYPLSSFKTFDWSSIGATVERKDQHGAAIVSWNGQQYIRRSPSNKFDPAIWFSRCTGKAEDGSNAYERLITFKPISAAEVEPVPEKVRGLARLD